From Cecembia calidifontis, one genomic window encodes:
- a CDS encoding helix-turn-helix domain-containing protein has translation MKKSTERQLSPYNTELKLKGFNAFQIEADGAATKMYSRKDFYKICLTTGKSKIHYADRSFEHEGTILFFGNPHIPYSWETISRTYVGYTCLFSEEFFKVSERSESILQSPLFKLGGTPIFDINEQQRDTLNEIFRKMIDEQESEYPYKDELIRNYIQLIIHEAMKLQPAENVEEPKNAAHRLTAVFLELLERQFPIESADAPLSLRSPKDFADALSVHVNHLNRSVKQVTGKSTSTHISERIANEAKALLQYTDWNISEVGYSLGFEYPTYFNNFFKRIAGTTPKSIRDFTA, from the coding sequence ATGAAAAAATCAACAGAAAGGCAATTGTCCCCGTACAATACCGAACTTAAGCTGAAAGGTTTCAATGCCTTTCAGATCGAAGCAGATGGAGCGGCTACTAAGATGTACAGCCGAAAGGATTTTTATAAAATATGTCTGACTACAGGAAAGAGCAAAATCCACTACGCAGACCGTAGTTTTGAGCATGAAGGTACCATTCTGTTTTTTGGCAATCCACATATACCTTATTCCTGGGAGACAATTTCAAGGACTTATGTGGGCTATACCTGCCTTTTTTCAGAAGAATTCTTCAAGGTTTCCGAAAGGTCTGAAAGCATCCTGCAATCCCCTTTGTTCAAATTGGGTGGAACACCCATTTTTGATATAAATGAACAACAAAGGGACACCCTCAATGAAATATTCCGAAAAATGATTGACGAGCAGGAGTCGGAATATCCCTATAAAGATGAATTGATACGGAATTATATCCAACTCATCATTCATGAAGCCATGAAACTGCAGCCTGCCGAGAATGTGGAGGAACCAAAAAATGCTGCCCACAGGTTGACTGCGGTATTTCTGGAATTGCTTGAAAGGCAGTTTCCGATAGAGAGTGCGGATGCGCCGCTTAGCCTTAGAAGTCCTAAGGATTTTGCAGATGCCCTTTCTGTGCATGTCAACCACCTGAACAGGTCTGTCAAGCAAGTGACCGGAAAATCCACCTCGACCCATATTTCGGAGCGCATCGCCAATGAAGCCAAGGCACTGTTGCAATATACCGACTGGAACATCAGTGAAGTGGGCTATTCCCTGGGATTTGAGTACCCGACCTACTTCAACAACTTTTTCAAACGGATTGCCGGCACTACCCCAAAATCCATTCGGGACTTTACTGCTTGA
- a CDS encoding cyclophilin-like fold protein: MDQLPQEWNDMENQGIKVIVKVGNKEFTASLLETETTAKLVSMLPLEMEMTELNSNEKYYRLPQNLPINTFSPGTIRNGDILLWGSNTLVIFYKTFNSSYSYTRIGKIDNPEGLENALGKGNVRVLMELEK, translated from the coding sequence ATGGACCAATTACCACAAGAATGGAACGATATGGAAAATCAAGGAATAAAAGTAATTGTCAAGGTTGGCAATAAAGAGTTTACTGCATCTCTGTTAGAAACCGAAACTACTGCCAAACTGGTCAGCATGCTTCCTTTGGAGATGGAAATGACTGAGCTGAACAGCAACGAAAAATATTACCGTCTTCCCCAAAATCTTCCGATAAACACCTTTAGCCCAGGCACCATACGGAACGGTGACATTCTTCTATGGGGATCCAATACTTTGGTAATCTTCTATAAAACGTTCAACTCTTCCTACAGCTATACCCGGATCGGAAAAATCGATAATCCCGAAGGTTTGGAAAATGCATTGGGAAAAGGGAATGTCAGGGTGCTGATGGAACTGGAGAAATAG
- a CDS encoding CocE/NonD family hydrolase, whose protein sequence is MKETSYCSSTYFKQLIPGILLFFTILFGCSPSHTHGQSEIIQEKDIMMPTRDGAMLATDIYRLKDAPPSPVLVARTPYNKNNTRLDFERYLNAGYVIVIQDVRGRYASEGDFESYVYETNDALDLYDWINQQPWSNGKIGTFGGSYLGGTQTLPARENHPAVKTMVPEITFSNTHEGTSYQGGAKVLHDLRWIVSILPDLMERRRARGEDVEPRESIPDEISVLNGLPLANHPYIAKYAPFYIEWLKNPNAGPYWEERSPNSGYQNMTIPAMHISGWYDIFVRGTIEIYTSMRDKAGSEIARKNQRLIMGPWTHMNFSGEFPEISFGPESSSSAIDMDGIKLRWYDRWVKGEKNGIEQEDPVMIFTMGINKWRTEKDWPIPGTEYKNFYLRSGGKANSVKGDGYLSEQAPIGEKPDVFVYDPMNPVPTLGGQVILPGPNATGPRDQMEVELRDDVLVYSTPVLEKAIEVTGDITLKLFISSSAPDTDFTAKLVDVFPDGRAMLLTTGIKRVRYRNSLEKEELMEPGKVYEVEIDLQATSNVFLPGHQIRLEVSSSNFPQFNRNSNTGGSIYFESAEEYQKATNKVYHEDEFPSVLILPVIER, encoded by the coding sequence ATGAAAGAAACTTCGTACTGTAGCTCAACATATTTCAAGCAACTGATTCCGGGAATCCTGTTGTTTTTCACAATCCTTTTTGGCTGCTCCCCAAGCCACACCCATGGCCAATCTGAAATCATCCAAGAAAAGGACATCATGATGCCTACCCGGGATGGCGCAATGCTGGCTACGGATATCTACAGGCTGAAAGATGCTCCCCCATCCCCTGTTTTGGTGGCCCGGACACCTTACAATAAAAACAATACAAGACTTGATTTCGAACGGTATTTGAATGCCGGATATGTAATCGTCATTCAGGATGTGCGTGGCAGGTACGCATCAGAGGGGGATTTTGAATCTTATGTTTATGAAACCAATGATGCCCTTGACCTGTACGATTGGATCAACCAACAACCCTGGTCCAACGGAAAAATCGGGACTTTCGGAGGGTCTTATTTAGGAGGAACACAAACCTTGCCTGCCCGTGAAAATCATCCCGCCGTAAAGACCATGGTTCCTGAAATCACCTTTTCCAATACCCATGAGGGGACTTCTTACCAAGGAGGGGCCAAAGTACTCCATGATTTGCGATGGATCGTCTCTATTTTGCCTGACCTGATGGAAAGAAGGCGGGCAAGAGGCGAGGATGTAGAACCCAGGGAAAGTATCCCGGATGAAATTTCTGTCCTCAATGGCCTCCCCCTCGCAAACCATCCATACATTGCCAAGTATGCCCCATTTTATATCGAATGGCTCAAAAACCCCAATGCCGGTCCTTATTGGGAAGAAAGATCTCCCAATTCGGGTTACCAAAACATGACCATTCCAGCCATGCATATCAGCGGCTGGTATGACATTTTTGTTCGGGGAACCATTGAAATTTATACCTCCATGCGAGACAAAGCAGGATCGGAAATAGCCCGAAAAAACCAACGCTTGATCATGGGGCCTTGGACACACATGAATTTCAGCGGCGAATTTCCCGAAATTTCTTTTGGTCCGGAATCCAGCAGTTCGGCAATTGACATGGATGGAATCAAACTTCGTTGGTATGACCGTTGGGTTAAGGGAGAGAAAAACGGAATAGAGCAAGAGGATCCGGTGATGATATTCACCATGGGTATAAATAAGTGGAGAACCGAAAAAGACTGGCCTATTCCTGGCACTGAATACAAAAACTTCTACCTGAGGAGTGGTGGAAAAGCCAATTCAGTCAAAGGGGATGGGTATTTATCAGAACAAGCCCCTATCGGGGAAAAGCCTGATGTTTTTGTCTATGATCCGATGAATCCTGTGCCAACTTTGGGAGGGCAGGTCATTCTCCCCGGTCCAAATGCTACAGGACCAAGGGATCAGATGGAAGTGGAATTGAGGGATGATGTGTTGGTCTATTCCACACCTGTTTTGGAAAAAGCGATTGAGGTGACAGGAGACATCACCTTGAAGCTCTTTATTTCCTCTTCGGCTCCGGATACAGATTTCACTGCCAAACTTGTGGACGTATTTCCCGATGGACGTGCCATGTTGCTGACTACCGGTATCAAAAGGGTACGGTACCGCAACTCTCTTGAAAAAGAGGAACTGATGGAGCCCGGAAAAGTCTATGAAGTGGAGATTGACCTACAGGCTACCTCCAATGTTTTCCTACCTGGACATCAGATCAGACTAGAGGTTTCCAGCAGCAATTTTCCTCAATTCAACCGCAACAGCAACACCGGCGGAAGCATTTACTTCGAATCGGCCGAAGAATACCAAAAAGCCACCAACAAGGTGTATCATGAGGATGAGTTTCCTTCCGTATTGATTTTGCCGGTGATCGAACGGTGA
- a CDS encoding PQQ-dependent sugar dehydrogenase: protein MINLKCPKILGLVLITTISLSLHGYSQDGAKIYQTYCMGCHGADLKGTPAGSSLLTENLKQGNDMRSISQAIEKGVPNTTMIAWGNALGTKEINTLTEYILNKRKSPSYNSAAEKPATFKTQDYVLKIEKVVTEGLEVPWGIEFVDTNTALITGNKGNLYWVKNGKLDPGKIAGLPFVYGSDMFGGMMDLALDPNYEENGWVYIAFSHNPKNTADQTSPAMTKLIRGKVRDYHWIKEETLFQAPDSILVSGGFRWGSRLLFDKDGFLFFTIGDMQQSIQSGNNPQLLYRAEGKIFRIHPDGSIPKDNPYFGQEGKLQGIYAIGTRNVQGISQHPETGEIYFTDHGPRGGDEVNRLKKAGNYGWPIITYGVNYDGTTITNLTHHEGMEQPLTYWDPSIAVCASEFVTGGQFPKWQNNLLVTALKDQEIRRLVLDGDKVLSQEVILKGMGRVRDVKFGPDGALYVLTNSPDALLRISPLE, encoded by the coding sequence ATGATAAATCTCAAGTGCCCAAAGATTTTAGGGCTGGTGCTAATTACTACTATTTCCCTTTCACTTCATGGCTATTCCCAAGATGGTGCCAAGATATATCAAACCTATTGTATGGGTTGTCATGGAGCGGACTTAAAAGGTACCCCTGCTGGTTCCTCTTTATTGACCGAAAACCTAAAGCAGGGTAATGACATGCGTTCCATCTCCCAAGCTATCGAAAAAGGAGTCCCCAATACCACCATGATTGCATGGGGCAATGCTCTGGGGACAAAAGAAATCAACACCCTGACGGAATATATCCTGAATAAAAGAAAAAGTCCCAGCTACAACTCTGCTGCGGAAAAACCTGCGACGTTTAAGACTCAGGATTATGTTTTGAAAATCGAGAAAGTCGTAACTGAAGGTTTAGAAGTTCCATGGGGGATAGAATTTGTTGATACCAATACAGCATTGATCACGGGAAATAAAGGGAACCTTTACTGGGTGAAAAACGGTAAACTTGACCCGGGAAAGATAGCTGGTCTCCCTTTTGTCTATGGTTCGGACATGTTTGGCGGAATGATGGATTTGGCATTGGATCCAAATTATGAAGAAAACGGTTGGGTGTACATTGCTTTTAGCCATAACCCTAAAAATACGGCTGACCAGACCTCTCCTGCCATGACCAAACTGATCAGAGGAAAAGTCAGGGATTACCATTGGATAAAGGAAGAAACCCTTTTTCAGGCTCCAGATTCCATTTTGGTCAGTGGGGGTTTTAGGTGGGGCAGTCGCTTGCTATTTGACAAAGATGGCTTTTTGTTTTTTACCATAGGGGATATGCAGCAATCCATCCAATCCGGAAACAACCCGCAACTCCTATACCGTGCTGAAGGAAAGATTTTCAGGATCCATCCAGATGGGAGCATTCCCAAAGACAATCCTTATTTTGGTCAAGAAGGAAAATTACAGGGGATATATGCCATAGGCACACGAAACGTGCAAGGAATTTCCCAACACCCTGAAACAGGCGAAATTTATTTTACAGACCATGGACCCAGAGGCGGTGATGAAGTCAATCGCCTGAAAAAAGCCGGAAATTACGGATGGCCTATAATCACATATGGAGTAAATTACGATGGGACCACTATTACGAATCTCACTCACCATGAAGGGATGGAACAGCCACTGACTTATTGGGATCCATCCATAGCTGTATGTGCTTCAGAATTTGTTACCGGAGGTCAATTCCCTAAATGGCAGAATAACCTTCTTGTCACCGCCCTGAAAGATCAGGAAATACGAAGACTTGTGTTAGATGGGGATAAAGTGTTAAGCCAGGAAGTAATTCTTAAAGGAATGGGAAGAGTAAGAGACGTGAAATTTGGACCAGATGGGGCACTATACGTCTTGACGAATTCTCCTGATGCTTTGTTAAGGATTTCACCGTTGGAATAA
- a CDS encoding alpha/beta hydrolase, which yields MKKTFYFLGVMVLSIGNTYPQYQDSQSIKTKNAMNTTIIEDHYTFPLSDLVIREKVEFKNRFGITLVGDLYIPKNLSSQTFPALALSGPFGAVKEQSSGLYAQQMAEQGFIALAFDPSYTGESGGEVRNIASPDINTEDFSAAIDFLGLLAQVDRERIGIIGICGFGGFALNAAIADKRIKAVATTSMYDITRVSAHGYNDQITAEDRAKMLAMLSQKRWEDAEKGNADYGAQPNKDKLTGDEPQFIKDYFDYYKTPRGYHNRSINSNGAWATTSAISLINSPILSHLKDISPTPILLIAGENAHSRYMSEDIYAMANQPKELLIIPGASHVDLYDRLDVIPFEKMASFFKAKLK from the coding sequence ATGAAAAAGACATTTTATTTCCTGGGAGTAATGGTCCTTTCTATAGGAAATACCTACCCACAATATCAAGATTCTCAATCTATCAAAACCAAAAATGCCATGAATACAACCATTATTGAAGATCACTATACCTTTCCTTTGAGTGACCTCGTTATACGGGAAAAGGTAGAATTCAAAAACAGATTTGGGATCACCCTGGTAGGTGACCTGTACATTCCTAAAAATCTATCAAGCCAAACATTTCCTGCCCTTGCATTGAGCGGACCTTTCGGAGCCGTAAAGGAACAGTCCTCCGGGCTTTATGCCCAGCAAATGGCTGAGCAGGGTTTTATTGCCCTGGCTTTTGACCCTTCTTACACCGGAGAAAGTGGCGGTGAAGTCAGAAACATTGCCTCTCCGGATATCAATACAGAGGATTTCAGTGCAGCCATTGACTTTTTGGGACTTTTAGCCCAAGTGGATAGGGAGCGTATAGGAATTATAGGCATCTGTGGGTTTGGGGGATTTGCCTTGAACGCTGCCATTGCAGACAAGAGAATCAAAGCCGTTGCTACCACAAGCATGTATGACATTACCAGGGTTTCTGCCCATGGTTACAATGACCAAATTACAGCAGAAGACCGTGCAAAAATGTTGGCCATGTTAAGCCAAAAAAGATGGGAAGATGCTGAAAAAGGCAATGCTGACTATGGTGCCCAACCCAACAAAGATAAGCTGACCGGTGATGAACCACAGTTTATCAAAGACTATTTTGATTATTACAAAACCCCCAGAGGTTATCATAACCGGTCCATCAATTCCAACGGGGCTTGGGCTACGACCTCAGCTATTTCCTTGATCAATTCGCCCATTTTGAGCCATTTGAAGGACATTTCTCCAACACCTATATTACTGATTGCCGGGGAAAATGCCCATTCCAGGTACATGAGTGAAGATATTTATGCTATGGCAAACCAACCCAAAGAGTTGCTGATCATACCCGGTGCCAGCCATGTCGATCTGTATGACAGGTTGGATGTTATTCCTTTCGAAAAAATGGCGTCCTTTTTCAAGGCCAAACTCAAGTGA